One window of the Corynebacterium glutamicum ATCC 13032 genome contains the following:
- a CDS encoding acetate kinase: protein MALALVLNSGSSSIKFQLVNPENSAIDEPYVSGLVEQIGEPNGRIVLKIEGEKYTLETPIADHSEGLNLAFDLMDQHNCGPSQLEITAVGHRVVHGGILFSAPELITDEIVEMIRDLIPLAPLHNPANVDGIDVARKILPDVPHVAVFDTGFFHSLPPAAALYAINKDVAAEHGIRRYGFHGTSHEFVSKRVVEILEKPTEDINTITFHLGNGASMAAVQGGRAVDTSMGMTPLAGLVMGTRSGDIDPGIVFHLSRTAGMSIDEIDNLLNKKSGVKGLSGVNDFRELREMIDNNDQDAWSAYNIYIHQLRRYLGSYMVALGRVDTIVFTAGVGENAQFVREDALAGLEMYGIEIDPERNALPNDGPRLISTDASKVKVFVIPTNEELAIARYAVKFA, encoded by the coding sequence ATGGCATTGGCACTTGTTTTGAACTCCGGTTCATCTTCCATCAAATTCCAGCTGGTCAACCCCGAAAACTCTGCCATCGACGAGCCATATGTTTCTGGTCTTGTGGAGCAGATTGGTGAGCCAAACGGCCGCATCGTACTCAAAATAGAGGGTGAAAAATATACCCTAGAGACACCCATCGCAGATCACTCCGAAGGCCTAAACCTGGCGTTCGATCTCATGGACCAGCACAACTGTGGTCCTTCCCAACTGGAAATCACCGCAGTTGGACACCGCGTGGTCCACGGCGGAATCTTGTTCTCCGCACCGGAACTTATCACTGATGAAATCGTGGAAATGATCCGCGATCTCATTCCACTCGCACCACTGCACAACCCTGCAAACGTTGACGGCATTGATGTTGCTCGAAAAATTCTCCCCGATGTCCCACACGTAGCTGTCTTTGACACCGGTTTCTTCCACTCACTTCCACCAGCAGCTGCGCTGTATGCCATCAACAAGGATGTCGCAGCTGAACACGGAATCAGGCGCTATGGTTTCCACGGCACCTCCCATGAATTTGTGTCCAAGCGCGTGGTGGAAATTCTGGAAAAGCCCACCGAAGACATCAACACCATCACCTTCCACCTGGGCAACGGCGCATCCATGGCTGCTGTTCAAGGTGGCCGTGCGGTAGATACTTCCATGGGTATGACACCTCTCGCGGGCCTTGTCATGGGTACCCGAAGCGGTGACATTGATCCAGGTATCGTCTTCCACCTTTCCCGCACCGCTGGCATGAGCATCGATGAGATCGATAATCTGCTGAACAAAAAGTCGGGTGTAAAGGGACTTTCCGGTGTTAATGATTTCCGTGAACTGCGGGAAATGATCGACAACAATGATCAAGATGCCTGGTCCGCGTACAACATTTACATACACCAACTCCGCCGCTACCTCGGTTCCTACATGGTGGCACTGGGACGGGTAGACACCATCGTGTTCACCGCCGGTGTCGGTGAAAATGCCCAGTTTGTCCGTGAGGATGCCTTGGCAGGTTTGGAAATGTACGGAATTGAGATCGATCCAGAGCGTAACGCATTGCCAAACGATGGTCCTCGATTGATTTCCACCGATGCCTCCAAGGTGAAGGTGTTTGTTATTCCAACTAATGAAGAGTTAGCTATCGCTAGGTACGCGGTGAAGTTCGCTTAG
- the pta gene encoding phosphate acetyltransferase has protein sequence MSDTPTSALITTVNRSFDGFDLEEVAADLGVRLTYLPDEELEVSKVLAADLLAEGPALIIGVGNTFFDAQVAAALGVPVLLLVDKQGKHVALARTQVNNAGAVVAAAFTAEQEPMPDKLRKAVRNHSNLEPVMSAELFENWLLKRARAEHSHIVLPEGDDDRILMAAHQLLDQDICDITILGDPVKIKERATELGLHLNTAYLVNPLTDPRLEEFAEQFAELRKSKSVTIDEAREIMKDISYFGTMMVHNGDADGMVSGAANTTAHTIKPSFQIIKTVPEASVVSSIFLMVLRGRLWAFGDCAVNPNPTAEQLGEIAVVSAKTAAQFGIDPRVAILSYSTGNSGGGSDVDRAIDALAEARRLNPELCVDGPLQFDAAVDPGVARKKMPDSDVAGQANVFIFPDLEAGNIGYKTAQRTGHALAVGPILQGLNKPVNDLSRGATVPDIVNTVAITAIQAGGRS, from the coding sequence ATGTCTGACACACCGACCTCAGCTCTGATCACCACGGTCAACCGCAGCTTCGATGGATTCGATTTGGAAGAAGTAGCAGCAGACCTTGGAGTTCGGCTCACCTACCTGCCCGACGAAGAACTAGAAGTATCCAAAGTTCTCGCGGCGGACCTCCTCGCTGAGGGGCCAGCTCTCATCATCGGTGTAGGAAACACGTTTTTCGACGCCCAGGTCGCCGCTGCCCTCGGCGTCCCAGTGCTACTGCTGGTAGACAAGCAAGGCAAGCACGTTGCTCTTGCTCGCACCCAGGTAAACAATGCCGGCGCAGTTGTTGCAGCAGCATTTACCGCTGAACAAGAGCCAATGCCGGATAAGCTGCGCAAGGCTGTGCGCAACCACAGCAACCTCGAACCAGTCATGAGCGCCGAACTCTTTGAAAACTGGCTGCTCAAGCGCGCACGCGCAGAGCACTCCCACATTGTGCTGCCAGAAGGTGACGACGACCGCATCTTGATGGCTGCCCACCAGCTGCTTGATCAAGACATCTGTGACATCACGATCCTGGGCGATCCAGTAAAGATCAAGGAGCGCGCTACCGAACTTGGCCTGCACCTTAACACTGCATACCTGGTCAATCCGCTGACAGATCCTCGCCTGGAGGAATTCGCCGAACAATTCGCGGAGCTGCGCAAGTCAAAGAGCGTCACTATCGATGAAGCCCGCGAAATCATGAAGGATATTTCCTACTTCGGCACCATGATGGTCCACAACGGCGACGCCGACGGAATGGTATCCGGTGCAGCAAACACCACCGCACACACCATTAAGCCAAGCTTCCAGATCATCAAAACTGTTCCAGAAGCATCCGTCGTTTCTTCCATCTTCCTCATGGTGCTGCGCGGGCGACTGTGGGCATTCGGCGACTGTGCTGTTAACCCGAACCCAACTGCTGAACAGCTTGGTGAAATCGCCGTTGTGTCAGCAAAAACTGCAGCACAATTTGGCATTGATCCTCGCGTAGCCATCTTGTCCTACTCCACTGGCAACTCCGGCGGAGGCTCAGATGTGGATCGCGCCATCGACGCTCTTGCAGAAGCACGCCGACTTAACCCAGAACTATGCGTCGATGGACCACTTCAGTTCGACGCCGCCGTCGACCCGGGTGTGGCGCGCAAGAAGATGCCAGACTCTGACGTCGCTGGCCAGGCAAATGTGTTTATCTTCCCTGACCTGGAAGCCGGAAACATCGGCTACAAAACTGCACAACGCACCGGTCACGCCCTGGCAGTTGGTCCGATTCTGCAGGGCCTAAACAAACCAGTCAACGACCTTTCCCGTGGCGCAACAGTCCCTGACATCGTCAACACAGTAGCCATCACAGCAATTCAGGCAGGAGGACGCAGCTAA